One Cedecea neteri DNA segment encodes these proteins:
- a CDS encoding lysophospholipid acyltransferase family protein, translating to MFSLDNVLDDLWPQANPAPWQKNLLRRLLHEEEFQAFAEDHPHLRGLDMIEQVLEHLHIRCNISPRELENIPEHGPVVMMSNHPTGTLDGLALLYAVSRVRRDVKVVTNRLLNHLEPLSSLFIPVDNINGRTPKSSLVQMEQQLQNGGVLIFFPAGEVSRLSREGIADGHWHTGFIKLAAKYRVPLLPAFIHARNSALFYASAMVSPVLPMVLLMQQMFRRRNSTLPVTLGQRIPWESWHSPQQVPRELAKKCRQHVQLLGKGLSGKFTTESAIARAEDRATLRRELAKAECLGRTADDKVIYLWQRSDSKEEAPLLRELGRLREIAFRAVGEGSGKRRDLDRYDDDYLHLILWDEQDLEIVGAYRFMPTAQQIEKRGVTGLYSYSLFHYDEKMDDVLQHGIELGRSFIQPRYWGRRGLDYLWSGIGAYLARYPQYRYLFGPVSISGGLPPDARDLLVAFYRLWFPASHPLASSRSPYPASLPDVLAQFKGEDYGEDLTRLKSLLSNMGCGIPTLYKQYSELCEPGGVQFIDFGSDPAFNNCVDGLVLVDLTFLKKSRYERYVGMHLSGQE from the coding sequence ATGTTTAGTCTCGATAACGTACTTGACGACCTTTGGCCCCAGGCAAATCCTGCGCCCTGGCAAAAAAACCTGTTAAGACGCCTGCTGCACGAGGAAGAATTTCAGGCCTTTGCCGAAGATCACCCGCACCTGCGCGGGCTGGATATGATCGAACAAGTCCTGGAACACCTGCATATCCGCTGCAACATCTCTCCCCGCGAATTAGAAAATATCCCTGAACACGGCCCCGTGGTGATGATGTCCAACCACCCCACCGGCACCCTTGACGGGCTGGCGCTACTGTACGCCGTTTCCCGCGTTCGCCGTGATGTTAAAGTGGTGACTAACCGCCTGCTGAATCACCTCGAACCGCTGAGTTCGCTGTTTATTCCGGTCGACAATATCAATGGGCGTACGCCTAAATCGTCTCTTGTGCAGATGGAACAGCAGCTGCAAAACGGCGGCGTGCTGATTTTCTTCCCGGCGGGCGAGGTGTCTCGTCTCTCCCGCGAAGGGATTGCCGACGGGCACTGGCACACCGGCTTTATTAAACTTGCCGCGAAGTATCGGGTGCCGCTGCTACCGGCCTTTATCCACGCGCGTAACAGCGCGCTTTTTTATGCCAGCGCAATGGTCTCCCCTGTGCTGCCGATGGTACTGCTGATGCAGCAGATGTTCCGCCGTCGCAATTCCACCCTGCCGGTGACCCTGGGCCAGCGCATCCCGTGGGAAAGCTGGCATAGCCCGCAGCAGGTTCCGCGTGAACTGGCTAAGAAGTGCCGCCAGCACGTTCAACTGTTGGGCAAAGGGCTTTCGGGCAAATTCACAACGGAAAGCGCGATTGCCCGGGCGGAAGACAGGGCCACGCTGCGTAGGGAACTGGCAAAAGCGGAGTGCCTGGGCCGCACCGCCGACGATAAAGTGATTTACCTTTGGCAACGCAGCGACTCAAAAGAAGAGGCTCCACTGCTGCGCGAGCTGGGGCGGCTGCGTGAGATCGCCTTCCGTGCCGTCGGTGAAGGCAGCGGTAAACGCCGGGATCTCGATCGCTATGATGACGATTACCTGCATTTGATCCTCTGGGACGAGCAGGATCTGGAGATTGTCGGCGCGTACCGCTTCATGCCTACCGCGCAGCAAATTGAAAAACGTGGCGTGACCGGCCTGTACAGCTACAGCCTGTTCCACTATGACGAGAAAATGGACGATGTACTGCAGCACGGCATCGAACTGGGACGCAGCTTTATTCAACCCCGCTACTGGGGCCGCCGTGGCCTGGACTATTTATGGTCGGGGATTGGCGCTTATCTCGCCCGTTACCCGCAGTATCGCTACCTGTTCGGCCCGGTCTCTATTTCCGGAGGCCTGCCGCCGGACGCGCGCGATCTTCTCGTCGCCTTTTACCGGCTGTGGTTCCCGGCGAGCCATCCGCTGGCCTCGTCCCGCAGCCCTTATCCGGCAAGCCTCCCTGACGTGCTGGCGCAGTTCAAAGGTGAGGATTACGGCGAAGATCTCACGCGTTTAAAATCCCTGCTCAGTAATATGGGCTGCGGCATTCCGACCCTGTACAAGCAGTATTCGGAACTCTGCGAACCGGGTGGCGTACAGTTTATAGATTTCGGCAGCGACCCGGCCTTCAACAACTGCGTCGACGGGCTGGTGCTGGTCGATTTAACGTTCCTGAAAAAGAGCCGCTATGAGCGGTACGTCGGCATGCATTTGTCGGGGCAGGAATAA